A portion of the uncultured Draconibacterium sp. genome contains these proteins:
- a CDS encoding DUF6088 family protein, which yields MVESTEIQILTKIKKARGGALFFVEDFLRFGNYKTISKALERLVEKEEISRVARGIYARLEKDPILGPVKPGAEAIAKAIAKKDKARIIPTGALALNAFGLSTQVPMNIIYLTDGAARKINVGKRTIVFKKTSPKNLAAIGKISGLAVQALKELGKDNVTESQKRIILEHLKKEDSYRLEHDIKLAPEWIRVIMRDALTKTTKNDK from the coding sequence ATGGTAGAAAGCACAGAAATACAGATACTAACAAAAATAAAAAAAGCGAGAGGGGGTGCGCTATTTTTTGTTGAGGATTTTTTGCGTTTTGGAAATTATAAAACCATTTCTAAAGCCTTGGAACGCCTTGTTGAGAAAGAAGAAATTTCAAGAGTTGCAAGGGGTATTTATGCCCGGTTGGAAAAGGATCCTATTTTAGGGCCGGTGAAGCCAGGAGCTGAAGCTATTGCAAAAGCTATTGCGAAAAAAGATAAGGCCCGAATTATTCCAACAGGAGCTTTAGCGTTAAATGCGTTTGGGTTGTCAACACAAGTTCCAATGAATATAATCTATCTAACAGATGGTGCTGCCCGTAAAATAAATGTTGGCAAACGTACAATCGTTTTCAAAAAGACCAGTCCTAAAAATCTGGCAGCAATTGGTAAAATTAGCGGTTTAGCTGTTCAGGCATTAAAAGAACTGGGAAAAGATAATGTTACTGAAAGCCAAAAACGGATTATATTGGAACACCTAAAAAAGGAGGATAGTTATCGTTTGGAGCATGACATAAAATTAGCACCCGAATGGATTAGGGTAATAATGCGAGATGCCCTCACAAAAACAACAAAGAATGACAAATAA
- a CDS encoding cupin domain-containing protein, with the protein MQETEIEKSKKQILVDILDYTSNAIASKTINKKTTGSISVTAFDNGMMLPETFSPFDIFVQIIEGVAEVLINKHSILLKTGEMVIVPAHTAYIIKANKRFKMISTVIKSGYEESSL; encoded by the coding sequence ATGCAGGAAACAGAGATAGAGAAATCGAAAAAACAAATCTTAGTTGACATTCTTGATTACACTTCCAATGCGATTGCAAGCAAAACGATTAACAAGAAAACAACCGGAAGCATAAGTGTTACTGCATTTGATAACGGAATGATGCTTCCGGAAACTTTTTCTCCATTCGACATATTTGTCCAAATTATAGAGGGAGTTGCCGAAGTGCTAATCAATAAACATTCCATCCTGTTAAAGACAGGGGAAATGGTTATAGTACCTGCTCATACCGCCTACATTATTAAAGCCAATAAAAGATTTAAAATGATTTCGACTGTAATAAAAAGCGGGTATGAAGAAAGTTCGCTATGA
- a CDS encoding acyl-CoA desaturase, translating into MPLLFQFTVIILELFMGYAKPGASIKSSIKKYYFIEMKNIRYSKQKLDFTTDLRNSVNEYFSKNNIQPNGNWRIYVKTIFMAFLYLAPFILMTSGLVSSVALVLVCWLIMGLGMSGLGMVTMHDANHGSFSKNQKVNRFFGNSLYLLGGFPANWRYQHNTLHHGFTNIEGHDEDIAPPGVLRFSPHRPLKKMHRYQHIYAWFFYCLMTISWIVAKDFKRLKKYEEMGAKLSNKRKFNRLLIDVIISKVLYYGIFLILPLFTIPVSWYWIISGFMLMHFTSGLVLSTIFQTAHVVPTSEYPVPDEEGELSNNWTIHQLYTTCDYSPKSSIFSWLVGGLNYQVEHHLFPYISHVHYKDISKIVQAKAKEYNLPYHVNKSFAQAVWQHIKMLKLLGEYSSSVKRAAQLSKSHKVVAV; encoded by the coding sequence ATGCCATTACTTTTTCAGTTTACGGTTATCATTTTAGAACTGTTTATGGGTTACGCCAAACCCGGCGCAAGCATTAAATCATCAATTAAAAAATATTATTTCATAGAAATGAAGAACATTCGATACTCAAAGCAAAAGCTCGATTTTACGACCGATTTAAGAAATTCGGTAAACGAATATTTCAGCAAAAATAACATACAGCCAAATGGAAATTGGAGGATTTACGTAAAAACTATTTTTATGGCCTTTCTATATCTGGCTCCTTTTATTCTTATGACCTCAGGACTTGTATCTTCAGTCGCACTGGTATTGGTATGCTGGCTTATTATGGGACTGGGAATGTCGGGACTGGGAATGGTGACGATGCACGACGCCAATCATGGTTCTTTTTCCAAAAATCAAAAGGTGAACCGGTTTTTTGGCAATTCGTTGTACCTGCTTGGGGGCTTTCCTGCGAACTGGCGTTATCAGCACAACACACTGCACCATGGTTTTACCAACATTGAAGGACATGACGAAGATATTGCTCCTCCCGGAGTTTTAAGATTTTCGCCTCACCGTCCTTTAAAAAAGATGCATCGTTATCAGCACATTTATGCCTGGTTCTTTTATTGCCTGATGACCATTTCGTGGATTGTAGCCAAAGATTTCAAACGATTAAAAAAGTACGAAGAAATGGGCGCCAAATTAAGTAACAAACGGAAATTTAACCGGTTACTGATTGATGTAATCATCTCAAAAGTACTTTATTACGGTATTTTTCTTATACTTCCATTATTTACAATTCCTGTTTCGTGGTACTGGATTATAAGCGGATTTATGCTGATGCATTTTACCAGCGGACTGGTACTAAGCACTATTTTTCAGACTGCCCATGTAGTTCCAACTTCGGAATATCCTGTTCCTGATGAGGAAGGTGAACTTAGCAATAACTGGACGATACATCAGTTGTACACTACATGCGATTATTCCCCTAAAAGCAGTATCTTTTCATGGTTGGTGGGAGGCTTGAATTACCAGGTGGAACATCATTTGTTTCCATACATCAGCCATGTACACTACAAAGATATTTCGAAAATTGTGCAGGCAAAAGCCAAAGAATACAACCTTCCGTATCACGTAAACAAAAGTTTTGCACAGGCGGTATGGCAACACATTAAAATGCTTAAGTTGCTTGGGGAGTACAGTAGCTCAGTTAAACGAGCTGCCCAGCTTTCTAAAAGCCATAAAGTTGTGGCAGTTTAA
- a CDS encoding AraC family transcriptional regulator, with protein MKLYIKNMVCIRCQMVVKAELEKIGLPYTYVKIGEADIIGNVESEQLKQLGLALKKSGLILMDDKKSILVEKVKSAIIELVHYTEEQIKVNLSDYLSEKLTYDYTYLANLFSEVKGITIEKFYLTHKIEKVKELIVYDELNLTEIAYKMHYSSVAHLSNQFKKFTGLTPSHFKKLKNKRRDTLEDV; from the coding sequence TTGAAACTCTACATCAAAAATATGGTTTGTATTCGCTGCCAGATGGTAGTTAAAGCCGAATTGGAAAAAATTGGGCTACCGTATACTTATGTGAAAATAGGCGAAGCTGACATTATAGGAAATGTGGAGAGTGAACAGCTAAAGCAATTGGGCCTGGCATTAAAAAAATCAGGGCTGATTTTAATGGATGATAAAAAAAGCATCCTGGTAGAGAAAGTAAAAAGCGCAATTATCGAGTTGGTGCATTACACCGAGGAACAGATTAAAGTCAACCTTTCTGATTACCTGAGCGAAAAACTTACTTACGATTATACTTACCTTGCCAATCTCTTTTCGGAAGTGAAGGGCATTACCATCGAAAAATTTTACCTGACTCACAAGATTGAAAAGGTGAAAGAACTAATTGTTTATGATGAACTAAATCTTACAGAAATAGCTTATAAAATGCATTACAGCAGCGTAGCTCACCTGTCAAATCAATTCAAAAAATTTACAGGACTAACCCCTTCTCATTTCAAGAAATTAAAAAACAAAAGGCGAGATACACTTGAAGACGTTTGA
- a CDS encoding ATP-binding protein — protein MKVLVSETNLNEVLEYIYFSFEQEAKEKGIKLLREHGLPLKEAIVYADQNKVNAILINLLKNAIKYTDHGAIKFGYVREGASLLFFVKDTGIGIDSTQKNIIFERFERIGTKLMIDNTGSGFGLSVSKAYVELCGGKIWVKSELGHGSSFYFTIPYDSVKKERKNLLQKPVVSNGYLKILIAEDDEVSEKLIRKLLGNFAWEMISVKSGIEAVNSCRNNPDIDLIIMDIYMPEMNGYEATKQIRLFNREVIIVAQTAMAFDVEREKAIDAGCDDFITKPFPANVFERLLKKHFELT, from the coding sequence ATGAAGGTATTAGTTTCAGAGACAAATTTAAATGAGGTATTAGAATATATTTATTTTTCCTTTGAGCAAGAAGCTAAAGAAAAGGGGATAAAATTACTCCGTGAACACGGATTGCCGTTAAAGGAAGCTATCGTTTATGCAGACCAGAATAAAGTCAATGCGATACTGATTAATCTTTTAAAAAACGCAATAAAATATACAGATCACGGTGCAATAAAATTTGGGTATGTGAGAGAAGGGGCATCTTTACTATTTTTCGTAAAAGATACAGGTATTGGAATTGATAGCACACAGAAAAATATCATTTTTGAAAGGTTCGAAAGAATCGGCACGAAGCTTATGATAGACAATACAGGAAGTGGTTTTGGTCTATCAGTTTCGAAAGCTTATGTGGAATTATGTGGAGGAAAAATTTGGGTCAAAAGCGAGTTGGGACATGGTTCTTCTTTCTATTTTACTATTCCTTATGATTCTGTCAAAAAAGAGCGAAAGAATTTACTTCAAAAGCCGGTTGTTTCTAACGGATATCTAAAAATTTTAATTGCAGAGGATGATGAAGTATCTGAAAAACTTATTCGGAAACTGCTTGGTAACTTCGCATGGGAAATGATCTCTGTAAAATCAGGTATTGAAGCGGTGAACTCCTGTAGAAATAACCCGGATATTGATTTAATAATAATGGATATTTACATGCCTGAAATGAACGGCTATGAAGCTACCAAACAAATACGGCTTTTTAACAGAGAGGTGATAATTGTTGCACAAACTGCAATGGCTTTCGATGTAGAACGCGAAAAGGCTATTGATGCAGGATGTGATGATTTTATTACAAAGCCTTTTCCCGCAAATGTATTTGAAAGATTACTGAAAAAACACTTTGAACTGACATAA
- a CDS encoding DUF4070 domain-containing protein, translating to MKILMIYPKYPDTYWSFKHALKFIFKKAAVPPLGLITVSAMLPENWQRKLVDLNIEELKNEALEWADYVFLSSMYVQKESVSEILVRCKEFSVKVIAGGPLFTQEYDNYPQIDHFILNEAEITLPQFLSDLQNGFPPKRIYRTDEYADLSLSPVPDFHLLKLKAYASMSLQVSRGCPFSCDFCEITALLGHKVRMKNKEQIISELETLYRLNWRGAVSVVDDNFIGNKNIIKNELLPSITEWMKIHHHPFTFNAQTSINLADDDRLLTLMREAGFISTFIGIETPVEESLQSCHKIQNENRNLLENVKQIQKAGLQVSGGFIVGFDSDTSTVFQRQIDFIQKSGIVSAMVGLLNAPKNTKLYKQMQEENRLTVDATGSNTDYTMNFIPKMDKWKLQQGYRHIINNIYKEKPYYKRIRELFQNYTPVRNGRRNIDFARLLAFLKSVLVLGVVNTGRFEYWKFMLWTIINKPKLLENAITFSVYGYHFRTVYGLRQTRRKH from the coding sequence ATGAAAATTCTGATGATATATCCAAAATACCCCGATACTTACTGGAGTTTTAAACATGCTTTAAAGTTTATTTTCAAGAAAGCTGCCGTACCTCCATTAGGATTAATAACTGTTTCAGCCATGTTGCCGGAGAATTGGCAAAGAAAGTTGGTCGATTTAAATATTGAAGAGCTTAAAAACGAAGCGTTGGAATGGGCTGATTATGTTTTTCTGAGCAGTATGTATGTTCAAAAAGAATCTGTGTCGGAAATTTTAGTCCGTTGCAAAGAGTTTTCCGTAAAAGTTATTGCCGGCGGGCCTCTGTTTACCCAGGAATATGACAATTATCCCCAAATTGACCACTTCATTTTAAATGAGGCAGAAATTACGCTACCCCAGTTTTTATCCGATTTGCAAAATGGTTTTCCGCCTAAAAGAATTTACCGGACAGATGAGTATGCCGATTTATCGCTTTCTCCTGTTCCCGACTTTCATTTGCTGAAATTAAAAGCATATGCTTCCATGAGTCTCCAGGTTTCACGGGGGTGCCCGTTTTCATGCGACTTTTGTGAGATTACGGCATTGCTCGGGCATAAAGTGAGGATGAAAAATAAGGAACAAATCATAAGCGAATTGGAAACATTATACCGCTTGAATTGGCGAGGGGCAGTATCCGTGGTAGACGATAATTTCATCGGGAACAAAAACATTATAAAAAACGAGTTACTTCCGTCAATTACAGAATGGATGAAAATTCATCATCATCCGTTTACTTTTAATGCTCAAACATCAATAAATCTGGCTGATGACGACAGATTGCTGACACTGATGCGTGAAGCGGGATTTATCTCAACTTTTATTGGCATTGAAACTCCGGTTGAAGAATCGTTACAAAGTTGTCACAAAATTCAAAATGAAAACCGGAATTTACTGGAAAATGTGAAACAAATCCAGAAGGCAGGGCTTCAGGTTTCCGGTGGTTTTATCGTTGGTTTCGATAGCGATACATCCACTGTATTTCAGCGACAAATCGATTTTATCCAGAAAAGCGGAATTGTCTCGGCAATGGTAGGCTTGCTCAACGCCCCGAAAAACACAAAGCTGTATAAACAAATGCAGGAAGAAAACAGGCTAACCGTGGATGCCACAGGGAGTAACACCGATTATACAATGAACTTCATTCCCAAAATGGATAAATGGAAATTGCAACAAGGATACCGGCACATTATAAACAATATTTATAAAGAAAAACCCTATTACAAACGTATCAGGGAATTATTTCAGAATTATACCCCTGTGAGAAATGGCAGAAGAAACATTGATTTTGCCCGGTTATTGGCATTCCTCAAATCTGTTTTAGTATTAGGCGTGGTGAACACGGGCAGATTTGAGTATTGGAAATTTATGCTTTGGACCATAATAAACAAACCAAAGTTATTGGAAAATGCCATTACTTTTTCAGTTTACGGTTATCATTTTAGAACTGTTTATGGGTTACGCCAAACCCGGCGCAAGCATTAA
- a CDS encoding LytTR family DNA-binding domain-containing protein codes for MSNNFIDQFISLSKKYFKIYFWISISVFLFILFFQPFPSLKFESENKNLFIAGHGAIIFIVQILVQIVFQRHLLRNNMDGEYNPLLNSLFYFSQIALTSVAFVFYIRYVGNTGITFNIVLRVVVISLSAPVTIYLKDMLLSMHEKYKKLLEENRQMQDKIRQFSESYADKFIEFTSENEADNIRLQVSEIIFVKSADNYVEIGFRDGGEIRKKMVRNTLKNIEKQLREFNNFVRTHRSGIVNIQYIDKLNKNFNSYWLTLIDTKETIPVSRQYLMVVKDLL; via the coding sequence ATGTCGAACAATTTTATAGATCAATTTATTTCACTGTCGAAAAAGTATTTTAAAATTTACTTTTGGATCAGCATTTCTGTTTTCCTGTTCATCCTGTTTTTCCAGCCTTTTCCATCCCTTAAATTCGAATCTGAAAATAAGAATTTGTTCATTGCAGGTCATGGTGCAATAATTTTTATCGTTCAGATACTTGTTCAAATTGTTTTTCAGCGCCACCTTCTTCGCAACAATATGGATGGAGAATATAATCCATTACTGAATTCGCTGTTTTACTTTTCGCAGATCGCATTAACAAGCGTTGCGTTTGTATTTTATATCCGCTACGTTGGGAATACCGGCATTACCTTTAACATTGTTCTGCGCGTTGTGGTTATTAGCCTGAGCGCACCAGTTACTATATATTTAAAAGATATGCTTTTATCGATGCACGAGAAGTACAAAAAGCTTTTAGAAGAAAACAGGCAGATGCAGGACAAAATAAGACAATTCTCAGAAAGCTATGCAGACAAGTTTATCGAATTCACTTCTGAGAATGAAGCCGATAATATCAGGCTACAGGTATCAGAGATTATTTTTGTAAAATCAGCCGACAATTATGTTGAAATAGGTTTTAGGGATGGCGGGGAGATTAGAAAGAAAATGGTGCGAAATACCCTGAAAAATATTGAAAAACAACTCAGGGAGTTTAATAATTTTGTACGAACACACCGTTCCGGTATTGTCAATATCCAGTACATCGATAAGTTGAATAAAAACTTTAATAGCTACTGGTTGACACTTATTGATACAAAAGAGACAATTCCTGTTTCCCGACAGTATTTAATGGTTGTAAAGGACTTGTTATAG